A portion of the Ascaphus truei isolate aAscTru1 chromosome 14, aAscTru1.hap1, whole genome shotgun sequence genome contains these proteins:
- the EIF4G1 gene encoding eukaryotic translation initiation factor 4 gamma 1 isoform X2, translating to MMNQPQSIPPKRERKTIRIRDPNQGGKDVTEEILSGGRTSSTPTPPQSAVGGPEVQANGESAHVPVVVRPDDGSKTTQGLSKAVSESPSPPPPLAEPMLDMADALEQEIPAENTTPEVAAPLIETVTPQRAPIPQARPLLETTTQQAEPLPEAPILQARLPVKTTTQQTELLPEAPTPQARLPVKTTTQQTELLPEAPPPQARLPVKTTTQQTELLPEAPTPQARLPVKTTTQQTELLPEAPITQARLPVKTTTQQTELLPEAPTPQARLPVKTTTQQTELLPEAPITQALLPVKTTTQQAELLPEAPILQARILLEPTTQRAEPLPEAPIPQAEPLLETTTQQAKPLPESPILQAKPLLETAIQQAEPQPEAPILQAKPLLEITAQQAEPLPETAIPQAEPLPEAPIPQEEPILETATQKAGPILETTTQLAEPLPEAPIPQVETLRETTAPQAELLPEVPARQAAPLLLEMPPVVTVAPQSHSRPPAPQLVAEVVPAEPEEPTPEATPEHPASSADSELQSNGLSEEVPFPLAQPQPPAMCQTESPVESPIAQPEELLLTNGEGAPNQPELEAHDAQPEAHVSPISEPEVQPLATAAAPPEEGDKEHLAEPLGLSQAAAPAESTVQVALSAPKKKRKMKDLNKKEAVGDLLDAFKESADPSIGPESSPKPQSTAPELDQVPRVPLVEQDETWEEKQDKLDAENIKPGDHKYKYKEEQWKPLNPEEKKGYDREFLLGFQFIVASLQKPEGLPQITDVVLDKANKAPLRPLDPARLTSMNCGPDFTPSYANLGRPAMGSRGPPAGMGGMAGMGGGPRRSQQGLRKEPRKIIQAVSLNENVQLNKAEKAWKPTSKRASEEEEPDSIQTQELFRRVRSILNKLTPQMFQQLMKQVTDLSIDTEDRLKGVIDLIFEKAISEPNFSVAYANMCRCLMGLKVSTTEKPAVTVNFRKLLLNRCQKEFEKDKDDDEIFEKKQKEMDAASTPEEKSRLNDELVVARDSARRRSLGNIKFIGELFKLKMLTEAIMHDCVVKLLKNHDEESLECLCRLLSTIGKDLDFEKAKPRMNQYFNQMDKIIKERKTSSRIRFMLQDLIDLRMCSWVPRRGEQGPKTIDQIHKDAELEKQREQNKVQHLMSKPEQKRREPQGRPAGGRGAQPTDDGWNTVPISKGSKPIDTCRITKITKLGAIDANQLLAPGGRLSWGKGSSGGTGAKPPESAPETGRPATSTVNRFSALQQASSAESQDARRPVQRGSSSRERPEKDRGERFERGSERSERFDKSDLFERPDRTERARPLLTKRSYSKEMEDRSREREARIPQEAVRKVASMTEQRDRSKESVKCEPSPLASTTSAQPALSEEELEKKSKAIIEEYLHINDMKEAVQCVQELCSPTQLFIFVRNSLESTLERSTIARERTGLLLYQLVKAGNLPRELYYKGVLEVLELGEDMEIDIPHIWLYLAELISPVLLEGGIPMEELFRELTKPLVPIGKAGILLAEILGLLCKGMSHSKAGALWQEAGLSWKEFLAKDQDVNKFVSEMNLEYTLGGDDSEPPSKKALSPAELDKQLTRLLKENSTNQKMFDWIEANLSDEQISSNTLIRALMNSVCSSAIIFENPYRVDVAAIHTRAKLLQKYLSDETGELQALYALQALVVNLDQPPNLLRMFFDALYDEDVVKEEAFYKWETSKDPAEQQGKGVALKSVTAFFTWLREADDESDNN from the exons TCAGCAGTCGGAGGCCCTGAGGTGCAGGCGAATGGAGAGAGCGCTCATGTGCCTGTCGTAGTGCGCCCAG ATGACGGCTCCAAGACCACCCAAGGCCTGAGTAAGGCGGTCTCCGAGAGCCcgtcccccccgcctccccttgcAGAGCCTATGCTGGACATGGCAGATGCTCTCGAACAAGAAATCCCAGCAGAAAACACTACACCTGAGGTGGCGGCACCTCTGATAGAGACAGTCACCCCACAGAGAGCCCCAATCCCGCAGGCACGACCCCTTCTGGAGACCACTACGCAACAGGCTGAGCCCCTCCCCGAAGCCCCAATTCTGCAGGCACGACTCCCTGTGAAGACCACCACCCAACAGACGGAGCTTCTCCCAGAAGCCCCAACTCCACAAGCACGACTCCCTGTGAAGACCACCACCCAACAGACGGAGCTTCTCCCAGAAGCCCCACCTCCACAAGCACGACTCCCTGTGAAGACCACCACCCAACAGACAGAGCTTCTCCCAGAAGCCCCAACTCCACAAGCACGACTCCCTGTGAAGACTACCACCCAACAGACAGAGCTCCTCCCAGAAGCCCCAATTACTCAGGCACGTCTCCCTGTGAAGACCACCACCCAACAGACGGAGCTTCTCCCAGAAGCCCCAACTCCACAAGCACGACTCCCTGTGAAGACCACCACCCAACAGACAGAGCTCCTCCCAGAAGCCCCAATTACTCAGGCACTACTCCCTGTGAAGACCACCACCCAACAGGCAGAACTCCTCCCAGAAGCCCCAATCCTGCAGGCACGAATCCTTCTGGAACCCACCACCCAACGGGCAGAGCCCCTACCAGAAGCCCCAATCCCGCAGGCAGAACCCCTTTTGGAGACCACCACCCAACAGGCAAAGCCCCTCCCAGAATCTCCAATCCTGCAGGCAAAGCCCCTTCTGGAGACCGCCATCCAACAAGCAGAGCCCCAGCCAGAAGCCCCAATTCTGCAGGCGAAGCCCCTTCTGGAGATCACTGCCCAACAGGCGGAGCCCCTCCCAGAAACTGCAATCCCTCAGGCAGAACCCCTCCCAGAGGCCCCAATCCCGCAGGAAGAGCCCATTCTGGAGACTGCCACCCAAAAAGCAGGGCCCATTCTGGAGACGACTACCCAACTAGCAGAGCCCCTCCCAGAAGCCCCAATCCCACAGGTAGAGACCCTTCGGGAGACCACTGCCCCACAGGCAGAGCTGCTGCCAGAAGTGCCTGCTCGACAGGCAGCACCCCTGCTGCTTGAGATGCCCCCTGTTGTAACTGTGGCACCTCAATCCCACAGTCGGCCCCCTGCTCCGCAACTTGTAGCTGAAGTTGTCCCTGCAGAACCCGAAGAACCTACCCCAGAGGCTACACCGGAGCACCCAGCTTCCTCCGCAGACTCTGAACTACAGTCTAACGGGCTGTCTGAGGAGGTGCCCTTCCCTCTCGCACAGCCCCAGCCCCCCGCCATGTGCCAGACAGAATCCCCTGTGGAGTCCCCCATCGCTCAACCTGAAGAGCTGCTTCTAACAAATGGGGAGGGGGCACCCAACCAGCCAGAACTTGAGGCACATGACGCCCAGCCTGAAGCTCACGTCAGCCCAATCTCTGAGCCTGAGGTCCAACCATTGGCCACTGCTGCCGCCCCACCTGAGGAGGGAGATAAGGAGCACCTGGCAGAACCTCTGGGTTTGTCCCAGGCAGCTGCTCCAGCAGAGAGCACTGTGCAAG TGGCTCTTTCTGCTCCCAAGAAGAAGCGCAAAATGAAGGATCTGAATAAGAAAGAGGCGGTGGGAGACCTGCTGGACGCGTTCAAAGAG TCTGCTGACCCTTCCATCGGCCCTGAATCATCCCCTAAACCCCAGAGCACCGCACCCGAGCTGGACCAGGTTCCCCGTGTCCCTCTCGTGGAGCAGGACGAGACCTGGGAGGAAAAGCAAGACAAGCTGGATGCAGAGAACATAAAACCAGGGGATCACAAGTATAAATACAAGGAGG AGCAATGGAAACCTCTAAACCCCGAGGAGAAGAAGGGCTATGATCGAGAGTTTCTGCTGGGCTTCCAGTTCATCGTGGCCAGTTTGCAGAAGCCAGAGGGCCTCCCACAGATCACAGATGTGGTGCTGGACAAG GCCAACAAAGCCCCACTCCGGCCTCTAGACCCTGCACGCCTGACCAGCATGAACTGTGGGCCGGACTTCACGCCTTCCTATGCCAACCTGGGCCGACCGGCCATGGGCAGCCGTGGGCCG CCGGCTGGGATGGGTGGGATGGCTGGGATGGGTGGTGGTCCCAGACGTTCCCAGCAGGGCCTACGCAAGGAGCCGCGTAAAATCATCCAAGCCGTGTCTCTGAATGAAAACGTCCAGCTGAACAAGGCGGAGAAGGCCTGGAAACCAACCAGCAAAAGAGCCAGCGAGGAGGAAGAGCCTGACAGCATCCAGACacag gAGCTGTTCCGCAGGGTGCGCAGCATCCTGAATAAGCTGACCCCCCAGATGTTCCAGCAGTTGATGAAGCAGGTCACCGACCTGTCCATAGACACAGAGGATCGGCTGAAGGGGGTGATAGACCTGATCTTTGAGAAGGCCATCTCTGAGCCAAACTTCTCTGTCGCCTACGCCAACATGTGCCGCTGCCTTAtgggg CTTAAGGTCTCCACCACAGAGAAACCAGCAGTGACTGTGAACTTCCGGAAGCTGCTGCTGAACCGCTGCCAGAAGGAGTTTGAGAAGGACAAGGACGACGACGAGATCTTCGAGAAGAAACAGAAAGAGATGGACGCTGCTTCCACT CCAGAGGAAAAATCGCGTCTAAACGACGAGCTGGTGGTGGCGCGGGACAGTGCTCGCCGCCGGTCGCTGGGGAACATAAAGTTTATCGGGGAGCTGTTCAAGCTGAAGATGCTGACGGAAGCCATCATGCACGACTGCGTGGTGAAGCTGCTGAAGAACCACGACGAGGAGTCCCTGGAGTGTCTGTGCCGGCTGCTGTCCACTATCGGCAAGGACCTGGACTTCGAGAAGGCCAAG CCTCGGATGAATCAGTACTTCAATCAGATGGACAAGATCATCAAGGAGAGGAAGACGTCTTCTCGTATCCGCTTCATGCTGCAGGATTTAATCGACTTACGGATG TGTAGCTGGGTGCCTCGCCGTGGGGAACAGGGCCCCAAGACGATAGATCAGATTCACAAGGACGCCGAGTTGGAGAAGCAACGGGAGCAGAATAAGGTGCAACATCTAATGTCCAAACCGGAACAGAAGAGGCGCGAGCCCCAAGGGCGGCCTGCGGGTGGCCGCGGCGCTCAGCCCACTGATGACGGCTGGAACACTGTGCCCATCAGCAAGGGCAGCAAGCCTATCGACACATGCCGCATCACCAAGATCACCAAG CTTGGAGCCATAGATGCAAACCAGCTGCTGGCACCCGGGGGGCGTCTGAGTTGGGGCAAAGGGAGCAGCGGAGGAACTGGAGCTAAGCCGCCCGAGTCAG CACCGGAAACTGGGCGTCCGGCCACAAGCACCGTGAACCGATTCTCCGCCCTACAGCAGGCGTCTTCAGCAGAGAGCCAGGACGCCAGGCGCCCCGTGCAGAG AGGCAGCTCCAGCCGGGAGCGTCCCGAGAAGGATCGCGGAGAGCGGTTTGAGAGAGGCAGCGAAAGGAGCGAGCGATTCGACAAGAGCGATCTCTTCGAGAGACCCGACCGCACCGAGCGGGCGCGCCCCCTCCTGACCAAGAGGAGCTACAGCAAGGAGATGGAGGACAGGAGCAGAGAACGAGAGGCGCGCATCCCGCAGGAGGCAGTGAGGAAGGTGGCGAGTATGACGGAGCAGCGAGACCGCAGCAAGGAGAGCG TGAAGTGTGAGCCAAGCCCCTTGGCATCGACCACCTCCGCACAGCCTGCCCTGTCCGAGGAGGAGCTGGAGAAGAAATCTAAAGCCATCATTGAAGAATATCTGCATATCAATGACATGAAG gaagctgtgcagtgtgtgcaggagctctgctCTCCGACGCAGCTCTTCATCTTTGTGCGGAACAGCTTAGAGTCGACGCTGGAGAGAAGTACAATCGCGAGAGAGCGCACGGGGTTGCTACTGTACCAGCTGGTGAAGGCCGGAAATCTGCCCAGGGAACTGTACTACAAGGG GGTGCTGGAAGTCCTAGAGCTTGGGGAGGATATGGAGATCGACATCCCCCACATCTGGTTGTATCTAGCAGAGCTAATCAGCCCTGTCCTGTTGGAGGGGGGGATCCCCATGGAGGAGCTGTTCAG GGAGCTGACAAAGCCGTTGGTGCCTATCGGAAAGGCTGGCATTCTGCTGGCAGAGATCCTGGGGCTGCTGTGCAAAGGCATG AGTCACAGCAAGGCAGGGGCCCTGTGGCAAGAGGCCGGCCTCAGCTGGAAGGAATTCCTGGCCAAGGATCAGGATGTCAACAAGTTCGTCAGCGAAATG AACCTGGAGTACACCCTCGGGGGAGATGACTCTGAGCCCCCTAGTAAGAAGGCGCTGTCCCCGGCTGAGCTGGACAAACAGCTGACCCGACTCCTGAAAGAGAACAGCACCAACCAGAAGATGTTCGACTGGATTGAA GCCAACCTAAGCGATGAGCAGATCTCATCCAACACCCTAATTCGGGCTCTGATGAACTCTGTCTGCTCCTCAGCCATTATCT ttgAGAATCCTTACCGAGTGGATGTTGCTGCGATTCACACCAGAGCCAAACTCCTGCAGAAATACCTGAGCGACGAGACCGgcgagctgcaggctctgtacgCGTTGCAGGCGCTCGTGGTGAATCTCGACCAGCCCCCAA acCTCCTGCGAATGTTCTTCGATGCCTTGTACGATGAAGACGTGGTAAAGGAGGAAGCGTTTTACAAGTGGGAGACCAGCAAGGACCCGGCCGAGCAGCAGGGGAAGGGCGTCGCGCTCAAATCCGTCACCGCCTTCTTCACCTGGCTACGGGAAGCAGACGACGAGTCGGACAATAACTGA
- the EIF4G1 gene encoding eukaryotic translation initiation factor 4 gamma 1 isoform X1 translates to MMNQPQSIPPKRERKTIRIRDPNQGGKDVTEEILSGGRTSSTPTPPQSAVGGPEVQANGESAHVPVVVRPDDGSKTTQGLSKAVSESPSPPPPLAEPMLDMADALEQEIPAENTTPEVAAPLIETVTPQRAPIPQARPLLETTTQQAEPLPEAPILQARLPVKTTTQQTELLPEAPTPQARLPVKTTTQQTELLPEAPPPQARLPVKTTTQQTELLPEAPTPQARLPVKTTTQQTELLPEAPITQARLPVKTTTQQTELLPEAPTPQARLPVKTTTQQTELLPEAPITQALLPVKTTTQQAELLPEAPILQARILLEPTTQRAEPLPEAPIPQAEPLLETTTQQAKPLPESPILQAKPLLETAIQQAEPQPEAPILQAKPLLEITAQQAEPLPETAIPQAEPLPEAPIPQEEPILETATQKAGPILETTTQLAEPLPEAPIPQVETLRETTAPQAELLPEVPARQAAPLLLEMPPVVTVAPQSHSRPPAPQLVAEVVPAEPEEPTPEATPEHPASSADSELQSNGLSEEVPFPLAQPQPPAMCQTESPVESPIAQPEELLLTNGEGAPNQPELEAHDAQPEAHVSPISEPEVQPLATAAAPPEEGDKEHLAEPLGLSQAAAPAESTVQVALSAPKKKRKMKDLNKKEAVGDLLDAFKESADPSIGPESSPKPQSTAPELDQVPRVPLVEQDETWEEKQDKLDAENIKPGDHKYKYKEEQWKPLNPEEKKGYDREFLLGFQFIVASLQKPEGLPQITDVVLDKANKAPLRPLDPARLTSMNCGPDFTPSYANLGRPAMGSRGPVRVIPAASHATGPAGMGGMAGMGGGPRRSQQGLRKEPRKIIQAVSLNENVQLNKAEKAWKPTSKRASEEEEPDSIQTQELFRRVRSILNKLTPQMFQQLMKQVTDLSIDTEDRLKGVIDLIFEKAISEPNFSVAYANMCRCLMGLKVSTTEKPAVTVNFRKLLLNRCQKEFEKDKDDDEIFEKKQKEMDAASTPEEKSRLNDELVVARDSARRRSLGNIKFIGELFKLKMLTEAIMHDCVVKLLKNHDEESLECLCRLLSTIGKDLDFEKAKPRMNQYFNQMDKIIKERKTSSRIRFMLQDLIDLRMCSWVPRRGEQGPKTIDQIHKDAELEKQREQNKVQHLMSKPEQKRREPQGRPAGGRGAQPTDDGWNTVPISKGSKPIDTCRITKITKLGAIDANQLLAPGGRLSWGKGSSGGTGAKPPESAPETGRPATSTVNRFSALQQASSAESQDARRPVQRGSSSRERPEKDRGERFERGSERSERFDKSDLFERPDRTERARPLLTKRSYSKEMEDRSREREARIPQEAVRKVASMTEQRDRSKESVKCEPSPLASTTSAQPALSEEELEKKSKAIIEEYLHINDMKEAVQCVQELCSPTQLFIFVRNSLESTLERSTIARERTGLLLYQLVKAGNLPRELYYKGVLEVLELGEDMEIDIPHIWLYLAELISPVLLEGGIPMEELFRELTKPLVPIGKAGILLAEILGLLCKGMSHSKAGALWQEAGLSWKEFLAKDQDVNKFVSEMNLEYTLGGDDSEPPSKKALSPAELDKQLTRLLKENSTNQKMFDWIEANLSDEQISSNTLIRALMNSVCSSAIIFENPYRVDVAAIHTRAKLLQKYLSDETGELQALYALQALVVNLDQPPNLLRMFFDALYDEDVVKEEAFYKWETSKDPAEQQGKGVALKSVTAFFTWLREADDESDNN, encoded by the exons TCAGCAGTCGGAGGCCCTGAGGTGCAGGCGAATGGAGAGAGCGCTCATGTGCCTGTCGTAGTGCGCCCAG ATGACGGCTCCAAGACCACCCAAGGCCTGAGTAAGGCGGTCTCCGAGAGCCcgtcccccccgcctccccttgcAGAGCCTATGCTGGACATGGCAGATGCTCTCGAACAAGAAATCCCAGCAGAAAACACTACACCTGAGGTGGCGGCACCTCTGATAGAGACAGTCACCCCACAGAGAGCCCCAATCCCGCAGGCACGACCCCTTCTGGAGACCACTACGCAACAGGCTGAGCCCCTCCCCGAAGCCCCAATTCTGCAGGCACGACTCCCTGTGAAGACCACCACCCAACAGACGGAGCTTCTCCCAGAAGCCCCAACTCCACAAGCACGACTCCCTGTGAAGACCACCACCCAACAGACGGAGCTTCTCCCAGAAGCCCCACCTCCACAAGCACGACTCCCTGTGAAGACCACCACCCAACAGACAGAGCTTCTCCCAGAAGCCCCAACTCCACAAGCACGACTCCCTGTGAAGACTACCACCCAACAGACAGAGCTCCTCCCAGAAGCCCCAATTACTCAGGCACGTCTCCCTGTGAAGACCACCACCCAACAGACGGAGCTTCTCCCAGAAGCCCCAACTCCACAAGCACGACTCCCTGTGAAGACCACCACCCAACAGACAGAGCTCCTCCCAGAAGCCCCAATTACTCAGGCACTACTCCCTGTGAAGACCACCACCCAACAGGCAGAACTCCTCCCAGAAGCCCCAATCCTGCAGGCACGAATCCTTCTGGAACCCACCACCCAACGGGCAGAGCCCCTACCAGAAGCCCCAATCCCGCAGGCAGAACCCCTTTTGGAGACCACCACCCAACAGGCAAAGCCCCTCCCAGAATCTCCAATCCTGCAGGCAAAGCCCCTTCTGGAGACCGCCATCCAACAAGCAGAGCCCCAGCCAGAAGCCCCAATTCTGCAGGCGAAGCCCCTTCTGGAGATCACTGCCCAACAGGCGGAGCCCCTCCCAGAAACTGCAATCCCTCAGGCAGAACCCCTCCCAGAGGCCCCAATCCCGCAGGAAGAGCCCATTCTGGAGACTGCCACCCAAAAAGCAGGGCCCATTCTGGAGACGACTACCCAACTAGCAGAGCCCCTCCCAGAAGCCCCAATCCCACAGGTAGAGACCCTTCGGGAGACCACTGCCCCACAGGCAGAGCTGCTGCCAGAAGTGCCTGCTCGACAGGCAGCACCCCTGCTGCTTGAGATGCCCCCTGTTGTAACTGTGGCACCTCAATCCCACAGTCGGCCCCCTGCTCCGCAACTTGTAGCTGAAGTTGTCCCTGCAGAACCCGAAGAACCTACCCCAGAGGCTACACCGGAGCACCCAGCTTCCTCCGCAGACTCTGAACTACAGTCTAACGGGCTGTCTGAGGAGGTGCCCTTCCCTCTCGCACAGCCCCAGCCCCCCGCCATGTGCCAGACAGAATCCCCTGTGGAGTCCCCCATCGCTCAACCTGAAGAGCTGCTTCTAACAAATGGGGAGGGGGCACCCAACCAGCCAGAACTTGAGGCACATGACGCCCAGCCTGAAGCTCACGTCAGCCCAATCTCTGAGCCTGAGGTCCAACCATTGGCCACTGCTGCCGCCCCACCTGAGGAGGGAGATAAGGAGCACCTGGCAGAACCTCTGGGTTTGTCCCAGGCAGCTGCTCCAGCAGAGAGCACTGTGCAAG TGGCTCTTTCTGCTCCCAAGAAGAAGCGCAAAATGAAGGATCTGAATAAGAAAGAGGCGGTGGGAGACCTGCTGGACGCGTTCAAAGAG TCTGCTGACCCTTCCATCGGCCCTGAATCATCCCCTAAACCCCAGAGCACCGCACCCGAGCTGGACCAGGTTCCCCGTGTCCCTCTCGTGGAGCAGGACGAGACCTGGGAGGAAAAGCAAGACAAGCTGGATGCAGAGAACATAAAACCAGGGGATCACAAGTATAAATACAAGGAGG AGCAATGGAAACCTCTAAACCCCGAGGAGAAGAAGGGCTATGATCGAGAGTTTCTGCTGGGCTTCCAGTTCATCGTGGCCAGTTTGCAGAAGCCAGAGGGCCTCCCACAGATCACAGATGTGGTGCTGGACAAG GCCAACAAAGCCCCACTCCGGCCTCTAGACCCTGCACGCCTGACCAGCATGAACTGTGGGCCGGACTTCACGCCTTCCTATGCCAACCTGGGCCGACCGGCCATGGGCAGCCGTGGGCCGGTGCGTGTCATTCCTGCCGCCAGCCATGCCACTGGG CCGGCTGGGATGGGTGGGATGGCTGGGATGGGTGGTGGTCCCAGACGTTCCCAGCAGGGCCTACGCAAGGAGCCGCGTAAAATCATCCAAGCCGTGTCTCTGAATGAAAACGTCCAGCTGAACAAGGCGGAGAAGGCCTGGAAACCAACCAGCAAAAGAGCCAGCGAGGAGGAAGAGCCTGACAGCATCCAGACacag gAGCTGTTCCGCAGGGTGCGCAGCATCCTGAATAAGCTGACCCCCCAGATGTTCCAGCAGTTGATGAAGCAGGTCACCGACCTGTCCATAGACACAGAGGATCGGCTGAAGGGGGTGATAGACCTGATCTTTGAGAAGGCCATCTCTGAGCCAAACTTCTCTGTCGCCTACGCCAACATGTGCCGCTGCCTTAtgggg CTTAAGGTCTCCACCACAGAGAAACCAGCAGTGACTGTGAACTTCCGGAAGCTGCTGCTGAACCGCTGCCAGAAGGAGTTTGAGAAGGACAAGGACGACGACGAGATCTTCGAGAAGAAACAGAAAGAGATGGACGCTGCTTCCACT CCAGAGGAAAAATCGCGTCTAAACGACGAGCTGGTGGTGGCGCGGGACAGTGCTCGCCGCCGGTCGCTGGGGAACATAAAGTTTATCGGGGAGCTGTTCAAGCTGAAGATGCTGACGGAAGCCATCATGCACGACTGCGTGGTGAAGCTGCTGAAGAACCACGACGAGGAGTCCCTGGAGTGTCTGTGCCGGCTGCTGTCCACTATCGGCAAGGACCTGGACTTCGAGAAGGCCAAG CCTCGGATGAATCAGTACTTCAATCAGATGGACAAGATCATCAAGGAGAGGAAGACGTCTTCTCGTATCCGCTTCATGCTGCAGGATTTAATCGACTTACGGATG TGTAGCTGGGTGCCTCGCCGTGGGGAACAGGGCCCCAAGACGATAGATCAGATTCACAAGGACGCCGAGTTGGAGAAGCAACGGGAGCAGAATAAGGTGCAACATCTAATGTCCAAACCGGAACAGAAGAGGCGCGAGCCCCAAGGGCGGCCTGCGGGTGGCCGCGGCGCTCAGCCCACTGATGACGGCTGGAACACTGTGCCCATCAGCAAGGGCAGCAAGCCTATCGACACATGCCGCATCACCAAGATCACCAAG CTTGGAGCCATAGATGCAAACCAGCTGCTGGCACCCGGGGGGCGTCTGAGTTGGGGCAAAGGGAGCAGCGGAGGAACTGGAGCTAAGCCGCCCGAGTCAG CACCGGAAACTGGGCGTCCGGCCACAAGCACCGTGAACCGATTCTCCGCCCTACAGCAGGCGTCTTCAGCAGAGAGCCAGGACGCCAGGCGCCCCGTGCAGAG AGGCAGCTCCAGCCGGGAGCGTCCCGAGAAGGATCGCGGAGAGCGGTTTGAGAGAGGCAGCGAAAGGAGCGAGCGATTCGACAAGAGCGATCTCTTCGAGAGACCCGACCGCACCGAGCGGGCGCGCCCCCTCCTGACCAAGAGGAGCTACAGCAAGGAGATGGAGGACAGGAGCAGAGAACGAGAGGCGCGCATCCCGCAGGAGGCAGTGAGGAAGGTGGCGAGTATGACGGAGCAGCGAGACCGCAGCAAGGAGAGCG TGAAGTGTGAGCCAAGCCCCTTGGCATCGACCACCTCCGCACAGCCTGCCCTGTCCGAGGAGGAGCTGGAGAAGAAATCTAAAGCCATCATTGAAGAATATCTGCATATCAATGACATGAAG gaagctgtgcagtgtgtgcaggagctctgctCTCCGACGCAGCTCTTCATCTTTGTGCGGAACAGCTTAGAGTCGACGCTGGAGAGAAGTACAATCGCGAGAGAGCGCACGGGGTTGCTACTGTACCAGCTGGTGAAGGCCGGAAATCTGCCCAGGGAACTGTACTACAAGGG GGTGCTGGAAGTCCTAGAGCTTGGGGAGGATATGGAGATCGACATCCCCCACATCTGGTTGTATCTAGCAGAGCTAATCAGCCCTGTCCTGTTGGAGGGGGGGATCCCCATGGAGGAGCTGTTCAG GGAGCTGACAAAGCCGTTGGTGCCTATCGGAAAGGCTGGCATTCTGCTGGCAGAGATCCTGGGGCTGCTGTGCAAAGGCATG AGTCACAGCAAGGCAGGGGCCCTGTGGCAAGAGGCCGGCCTCAGCTGGAAGGAATTCCTGGCCAAGGATCAGGATGTCAACAAGTTCGTCAGCGAAATG AACCTGGAGTACACCCTCGGGGGAGATGACTCTGAGCCCCCTAGTAAGAAGGCGCTGTCCCCGGCTGAGCTGGACAAACAGCTGACCCGACTCCTGAAAGAGAACAGCACCAACCAGAAGATGTTCGACTGGATTGAA GCCAACCTAAGCGATGAGCAGATCTCATCCAACACCCTAATTCGGGCTCTGATGAACTCTGTCTGCTCCTCAGCCATTATCT ttgAGAATCCTTACCGAGTGGATGTTGCTGCGATTCACACCAGAGCCAAACTCCTGCAGAAATACCTGAGCGACGAGACCGgcgagctgcaggctctgtacgCGTTGCAGGCGCTCGTGGTGAATCTCGACCAGCCCCCAA acCTCCTGCGAATGTTCTTCGATGCCTTGTACGATGAAGACGTGGTAAAGGAGGAAGCGTTTTACAAGTGGGAGACCAGCAAGGACCCGGCCGAGCAGCAGGGGAAGGGCGTCGCGCTCAAATCCGTCACCGCCTTCTTCACCTGGCTACGGGAAGCAGACGACGAGTCGGACAATAACTGA